One genomic segment of Ipomoea triloba cultivar NCNSP0323 chromosome 9, ASM357664v1 includes these proteins:
- the LOC116029366 gene encoding NADPH-dependent pterin aldehyde reductase, whose product MTTPSTPTTVNLEELSMSAAGAPKTVLITGVSRGLGKALALELAKRGHTIIGCSRSQDKLNSLHAELASASSSTSSSQIKHLIMKVDVRSNSSVEELAHAVMEKKSIPDIVVNNAGTINRNNRLWEVPAEDFDNVMDTNVKGVANVLRHFIPLMIDKKQGIIVNLSSGWGRSAAAQVAPYCASKWAIEGLTKSVAKEIPTGIAVVALSPGVINTEMLQSCFGSSASLYQAPESWAPKAATMILNLTVADNGLSLTV is encoded by the exons ATGACAACACCTTCAACGCCGACGACGGTAAATTTAGAAGAATTGTCAATGTCGGCGGCCGGAGCTCCCAAAACGGTGCTGATAACCGGCGTGAGCAGGGGGCTGGGCAAAGCCCTAGCCCTAGAATTGGCGAAGAGAGGTCACACCATAATCGGCTGCTCTCGTTCCCAGGATAAGCTCAATTCTCTTCATGCCGAGCTCGCATCCGCCTCCAGTTCCACATCTTCTTCCCAAATCAAACATCTCATCATGAAAGTTGATGTG AGGTCAAATAGCAGTGTTGAAGAATTGGCACATGCTGTTATGGAAAAGAAGAGCATTCCTGATATTGTAG TTAACAATGCAGGGACCATTAATAGGAACAACAGGCTCTGGGAGGTACCAGCGGAGGACTTTGATAATGTTATGGATACAAATGTGAAAGGAGTAGCAAATGTGCTGCGCCACTTCATTCCACTTATGATTGACAAGAAGCAaggaattattgttaatttgtcTTCAGGATGGGGAAGATCAGCAGCTGCACAG GTAGCACCATATTGTGCTTCCAAGTGGGCTATAGAGGGTCTGACAAAATCAGTAGCTAAGGAGATACCGACTGGAATTGCAGTTGTTGCTCTTAGCCCTGGTGTTATTAACACTGAGATGCTTCAATCATGCTTTGGCAGTTCAGCTTCACTCTACCAGGCACCAGAGTCTTG GGCTCCAAAAGCAGCTACAATGATACTTAATCTTACGGTGGCTGACAATGGTTTATCTCTTACGGTGTGA